One window of the Aptenodytes patagonicus chromosome 5, bAptPat1.pri.cur, whole genome shotgun sequence genome contains the following:
- the SFRP5 gene encoding secreted frizzled-related protein 5: protein MPQVGGPPGGRGMALLALALALAGSPGGGQHYDYYGWQPESLPHGRFYGREPQCLDIPPDMQLCHNVGYKRMRLPNLLEHETMAEAKQQASSWVPLLAKQCHTDTQLFLCSLFAPVCLDRPVYPCRSLCEVVRDSCAPVMESYGFPWPEMLHCGKFPSDHELCIAVQFGNSKATPPVSKICTQCEMEHKADGMMEQMCSSDFVVKMRIKEMTKENGERRLVAAQKKKVLKLGPLKRKDTKKMVLHMRNASTCPCPQLDSLSGSFLVMGRKVGSRLLLLAIYPWQKHNKEMKFAVKFMLSYPCPLYHPLLYGAGQH from the exons ATGCCGCAGGTGGGTGGCCCCCCGGGGGGCCGGGGTATGGCACTACTGGCCCTGGCGCTGGCACTGGCGGGGTCCCCAGGCGGTGGGCAGCACTACGACTACTACGGCTGGCAGCCCGAGAGCCTGCCTCACGGGCGCTTCTACGGGCGGGAGCCACAGTGCCTCGACATCCCACCCGACATGCAGCTCTGCCACAACGTGGGCTACAAGCGCATGCGGCTGCCCAACCTGCTGGAGCACGAGACCATGGCCGAGGCCAAGCAGCAGGCCAGCAGCTGGGTGCCCCTGCTTGCCAAGCAGTGTCACACCGACACtcagctcttcctctgctccctcttcGCCCCCGTCTGCCTCGACCGGCCCGTCTACCCCTGCCGGTCTCTCTGCGAGGTGGTACGTGACTCCTGCGCCCCCGTCATGGAGTCCTATGGCTTCCCCTGGCCTGAGATGCTGCACTGTGGCAAGTTCCCCTCCGACCACGAGCTCTGCATCGCCGTCCAGTTCGGGAACAGCAAGGCCACACCGCCAG TGTCCAAGATCTGCACCCAGTGCGAGATGGAGCACAAGGCAGACGGCATGATGGAGCAGATGTGCTCCAGTGACTTTG TGGTGAAGATGCGCATCAAGGAGATGACGAAGGAGAACGGGGAGCGGCGGCTGGTGGCCGCCCAGAAGAAGAAGGTGCTGAAACTGGGCCCGCTCAAGCGCAAGGACACCAAGAAGATGGTGCTGCACATGAGGAACGCGAgcacctgcccctgcccccagCTCGACAGCCTCAGCGGCAGCTTCCTGGTAATGGGCCGCAAGGTGGGCAGCCGCCTGCTCCTCCTCGCCATCTATCCCTGGCAGAAGCACAACAAGGAGATGAAGTTCGCCGTCAAGTTCATGTTATCCTACCCCTGCCCCCTCTACCACCCCCTGCTCTACGGGGCCGGGCAGCACTAG
- the ZFYVE27 gene encoding protrudin isoform X2 — MQAVERDGAAGGPEGAAGGGEAPPEPSPPKAAAAFDLLELVRSYRRLELYLEPLRDAAEGVRSLLRWQRPVCSLLVCLGLNFLLLTLGQAAWYSVLALLVVVPALLGYLQEMCRARPSEPELVRRRYHSVRREDLSRVQLSRQEAIAQVKSFLIQLEGFLSGMCCSCEAVYRVLYWENPTVSSQFYGALLGSVCVLYLLPLCWVLAILNSTLFLGNTQFYQVIMELKASIEQCVGTKPLESTPEAAEPLPAAAPLDRTPTPTSTEDLTPGSVEEAEEAEPDEEFKDAIEENQLLVMEDDESSQCSADFDLSLPDNGFMSKNEVIRSKVSRLTERLRKRYPSNNFGSCTGCAATFSVLKKRRSCSNCGNSFCSRCCSFKVPKAVMGATAPEAQRETVFVCALCNQVLIK; from the exons aTGCAGGCGGTGGAGCGGGACGGGGCGGCAGGCGGCCCTgaaggggcggcggggggcggtgaGGCGCCGCCGGAGCCGTCGCCGCCCAAGGCCGCCGCTGCTTTCGACCTGCTGGAGCTGGTGCGGAGCTACCGGCGGCTGGAGCTCTACCTGGAGCCGCTGCGGGACGCCGCCGAGGGCGTCCGCTCCCTCCTCCG GTGGCAGCGACCCGTGTGCTCCCTCCTCGTCTGCCTCGGCCTCAACTTCCTCCTGCTCACCCTCGGCCAAG CCGCCTGGTACTCGGTGCTCGCCCTGCTGGTCGTGGTGCCGGCCCTGCTGGGCTACCTGCAGGAGATGTGCCGGGCCCGGCCCTCGGAGCCGGAGCTGGTGCGCAGGAGGTACCACAGCGTCCGCCGGGAGGACCTGAGCAGGGTGCAGCTCTCGCGGCAGGAGGCCATCGCCCAGGTCAAGAGCTT CCTGATCCAGCTGGAGGGATTCCTGAGCGGGATGTGCTGCAGCTGCGAGGCAGTGTACCGTGTACTGTACTGGGAGAACCCCACTGTCTCTTCCCA gtTTTATGGGGCgctgctgggctctgtctgtgtcCTTTACCTGCTGCCCCTCTGCTGGGTCCTGGCCATCCTCAACAGCACCCTTTTCCTGGGGAACACCCAGTTCTACCAAG TGATAATGGAGCTCAAGGCCTCAATCGAGCAGTGTGTGGGCACCAAACCCCTCGAGAGCACTCCAGAGGCTGCTGAacccctgccagctgctgcccccTTGGATCGGACCCCCACACCCACCAGCACAGAG GACCTTACCCCTGGCAGcgtggaggaggcggaggaggcagaGCCTGATGAAGAGTTCAAAGATGCTATCGAG GAGAACCAGCTGCTGGTCATG GAGGATGACGAGAGCTCTCAGTGCTCAGCAGATTTTGACCTCAGCCTCCCAGACAATGGTTTTATGAGCAAAAATGAGGTGATCCGCAGCAAGGTGTCACGCCTGACTGAGCGCCTGCGCAAGCGCTACCCCAGCAACAACTTCG GGAGCTGCACAGGCTGTGCAGCCACCTTCTCTGTGCTCAAGAAGCGG CGGAGCTGCAGTAACTGTGGGAACAGCTTCTGCTCCAGGTGTTGTTCCTTCAAAGTCCCCAAGGCTGTGATGGGAGCCACAG CCCCGGAGGCTCAGAGGGAGACAGTGTTCGTGTGTGCTCTGTGCAACCAGGTGCTCATCAAGTGA
- the ZFYVE27 gene encoding protrudin isoform X1, with the protein MQAVERDGAAGGPEGAAGGGEAPPEPSPPKAAAAFDLLELVRSYRRLELYLEPLRDAAEGVRSLLRWQRPVCSLLVCLGLNFLLLTLGQAAWYSVLALLVVVPALLGYLQEMCRARPSEPELVRRRYHSVRREDLSRVQLSRQEAIAQVKSFLIQLEGFLSGMCCSCEAVYRVLYWENPTVSSQFYGALLGSVCVLYLLPLCWVLAILNSTLFLGNTQFYQVIMELKASIEQCVGTKPLESTPEAAEPLPAAAPLDRTPTPTSTEDLTPGSVEEAEEAEPDEEFKDAIEKENQLLVMEDDESSQCSADFDLSLPDNGFMSKNEVIRSKVSRLTERLRKRYPSNNFGSCTGCAATFSVLKKRRSCSNCGNSFCSRCCSFKVPKAVMGATAPEAQRETVFVCALCNQVLIK; encoded by the exons aTGCAGGCGGTGGAGCGGGACGGGGCGGCAGGCGGCCCTgaaggggcggcggggggcggtgaGGCGCCGCCGGAGCCGTCGCCGCCCAAGGCCGCCGCTGCTTTCGACCTGCTGGAGCTGGTGCGGAGCTACCGGCGGCTGGAGCTCTACCTGGAGCCGCTGCGGGACGCCGCCGAGGGCGTCCGCTCCCTCCTCCG GTGGCAGCGACCCGTGTGCTCCCTCCTCGTCTGCCTCGGCCTCAACTTCCTCCTGCTCACCCTCGGCCAAG CCGCCTGGTACTCGGTGCTCGCCCTGCTGGTCGTGGTGCCGGCCCTGCTGGGCTACCTGCAGGAGATGTGCCGGGCCCGGCCCTCGGAGCCGGAGCTGGTGCGCAGGAGGTACCACAGCGTCCGCCGGGAGGACCTGAGCAGGGTGCAGCTCTCGCGGCAGGAGGCCATCGCCCAGGTCAAGAGCTT CCTGATCCAGCTGGAGGGATTCCTGAGCGGGATGTGCTGCAGCTGCGAGGCAGTGTACCGTGTACTGTACTGGGAGAACCCCACTGTCTCTTCCCA gtTTTATGGGGCgctgctgggctctgtctgtgtcCTTTACCTGCTGCCCCTCTGCTGGGTCCTGGCCATCCTCAACAGCACCCTTTTCCTGGGGAACACCCAGTTCTACCAAG TGATAATGGAGCTCAAGGCCTCAATCGAGCAGTGTGTGGGCACCAAACCCCTCGAGAGCACTCCAGAGGCTGCTGAacccctgccagctgctgcccccTTGGATCGGACCCCCACACCCACCAGCACAGAG GACCTTACCCCTGGCAGcgtggaggaggcggaggaggcagaGCCTGATGAAGAGTTCAAAGATGCTATCGAG AAGGAGAACCAGCTGCTGGTCATG GAGGATGACGAGAGCTCTCAGTGCTCAGCAGATTTTGACCTCAGCCTCCCAGACAATGGTTTTATGAGCAAAAATGAGGTGATCCGCAGCAAGGTGTCACGCCTGACTGAGCGCCTGCGCAAGCGCTACCCCAGCAACAACTTCG GGAGCTGCACAGGCTGTGCAGCCACCTTCTCTGTGCTCAAGAAGCGG CGGAGCTGCAGTAACTGTGGGAACAGCTTCTGCTCCAGGTGTTGTTCCTTCAAAGTCCCCAAGGCTGTGATGGGAGCCACAG CCCCGGAGGCTCAGAGGGAGACAGTGTTCGTGTGTGCTCTGTGCAACCAGGTGCTCATCAAGTGA
- the ZFYVE27 gene encoding protrudin isoform X3 produces the protein MQAVERDGAAGGPEGAAGGGEAPPEPSPPKAAAAFDLLELVRSYRRLELYLEPLRDAAEGVRSLLRWQRPVCSLLVCLGLNFLLLTLGQAAWYSVLALLVVVPALLGYLQEMCRARPSEPELVRRRYHSVRREDLSRVQLSRQEAIAQVKSFLIQLEGFLSGMCCSCEAVYRVLYWENPTVSSQFYGALLGSVCVLYLLPLCWVLAILNSTLFLGNTQFYQVIMELKASIEQCVGTKPLESTPEAAEPLPAAAPLDRTPTPTSTEDLTPGSVEEAEEAEPDEEFKDAIEEDDESSQCSADFDLSLPDNGFMSKNEVIRSKVSRLTERLRKRYPSNNFGSCTGCAATFSVLKKRRSCSNCGNSFCSRCCSFKVPKAVMGATAPEAQRETVFVCALCNQVLIK, from the exons aTGCAGGCGGTGGAGCGGGACGGGGCGGCAGGCGGCCCTgaaggggcggcggggggcggtgaGGCGCCGCCGGAGCCGTCGCCGCCCAAGGCCGCCGCTGCTTTCGACCTGCTGGAGCTGGTGCGGAGCTACCGGCGGCTGGAGCTCTACCTGGAGCCGCTGCGGGACGCCGCCGAGGGCGTCCGCTCCCTCCTCCG GTGGCAGCGACCCGTGTGCTCCCTCCTCGTCTGCCTCGGCCTCAACTTCCTCCTGCTCACCCTCGGCCAAG CCGCCTGGTACTCGGTGCTCGCCCTGCTGGTCGTGGTGCCGGCCCTGCTGGGCTACCTGCAGGAGATGTGCCGGGCCCGGCCCTCGGAGCCGGAGCTGGTGCGCAGGAGGTACCACAGCGTCCGCCGGGAGGACCTGAGCAGGGTGCAGCTCTCGCGGCAGGAGGCCATCGCCCAGGTCAAGAGCTT CCTGATCCAGCTGGAGGGATTCCTGAGCGGGATGTGCTGCAGCTGCGAGGCAGTGTACCGTGTACTGTACTGGGAGAACCCCACTGTCTCTTCCCA gtTTTATGGGGCgctgctgggctctgtctgtgtcCTTTACCTGCTGCCCCTCTGCTGGGTCCTGGCCATCCTCAACAGCACCCTTTTCCTGGGGAACACCCAGTTCTACCAAG TGATAATGGAGCTCAAGGCCTCAATCGAGCAGTGTGTGGGCACCAAACCCCTCGAGAGCACTCCAGAGGCTGCTGAacccctgccagctgctgcccccTTGGATCGGACCCCCACACCCACCAGCACAGAG GACCTTACCCCTGGCAGcgtggaggaggcggaggaggcagaGCCTGATGAAGAGTTCAAAGATGCTATCGAG GAGGATGACGAGAGCTCTCAGTGCTCAGCAGATTTTGACCTCAGCCTCCCAGACAATGGTTTTATGAGCAAAAATGAGGTGATCCGCAGCAAGGTGTCACGCCTGACTGAGCGCCTGCGCAAGCGCTACCCCAGCAACAACTTCG GGAGCTGCACAGGCTGTGCAGCCACCTTCTCTGTGCTCAAGAAGCGG CGGAGCTGCAGTAACTGTGGGAACAGCTTCTGCTCCAGGTGTTGTTCCTTCAAAGTCCCCAAGGCTGTGATGGGAGCCACAG CCCCGGAGGCTCAGAGGGAGACAGTGTTCGTGTGTGCTCTGTGCAACCAGGTGCTCATCAAGTGA